ACACTGAGGCTTTTAGCAAAAGCACTGGCAGAAATATTCAGGCCGTCAAGTTCTTCTCGTAGTATTTCTCCCGGGTGTACCGGGGGCATTTTGTTTTCCATTATAAACCTCCTTAATGATAGTCCTCTATCCCTACTTCCTGGGGGTTATCCTGGTACCATTTGAAAGTAACCCGCCATTGCATATTTACGCTGATACTGTACTCGCCTTTTCTGTTTCCCTTCAGAGCTTCAAAGCGGTTTGAAGGTAATTCCTTCAAGTCATTCAGACAGGTAGCACTGTCCAGGATCTGCAATCTACGGATTGCCTGCCTTTCAAAGCCACTGAATTCTTTTACAAACTTTCCTGAGTAGAGCTTTTCTGTATTTTTATCTTTGAATGACTTGATCATTTTCTGGTTTATAAATCCTGTTAGCCGTTACGTCAAGCATAATAATGCTTCTCATTTCCAATTTAAGCCCTCCTACGTCCACTTTTTAGACTTCTATCCACTTCCCCCATACCTGACATCAAAAACACCCCTGAAAGCCCTCTACGGGCCCCCTACAGCCTCAGTTTTTACTGTGCTACCCTTCCCAATTCAAAAACCGCCCTGCTTTTGGTTATAAGTCTGAAAGGAACCTATAACTGAAAGGAGGTGCAGTTATGCCCAAAGTTTTACTCAAACAATCGTTCGTAGACAACCCGCCCATCCCCACCAACAAACCCAAGGTCCAGTATTTTGATGAAAAGCTGACTGGATTTATGTTGGAAGTACGCAGGAATGGCAAGGCCACGTACTACCTGAGATACCGGGATAAGCACTCCCGTACAAGACAATTACTGATTGGACCAACTGATTCTATGAACGTTGACCAGGCAAGAGAGAAGGCCAGAGCGCTTAAGAGCCAACTTGTGATGGGCTTTGACCCTCTGGCCCATGTTGAGAAGATCAAGCAGACACCTACGTTTAAAGAGTTCACCAGAGACAAATACCTGCCCCATGTAAAGACCTACAAGAGGAGCTGGGAGTTTGATCAGAAGACCATTGAAAACCGTATGATCAAGCTCTGGGGCAATATGCGTATGGACGAGTTCAGACCTGGAGATTTGCTGGAATTCCAGAGTACCCTGGTAAACCAAGGCTTTAAGCCTGGATCTGTTAACCGGATTATGGCTTTGGTCAAGCACATATTCAATCTGGC
Above is a window of Desulfonatronovibrio magnus DNA encoding:
- a CDS encoding type II toxin-antitoxin system RelE/ParE family toxin, with the protein product MIKSFKDKNTEKLYSGKFVKEFSGFERQAIRRLQILDSATCLNDLKELPSNRFEALKGNRKGEYSISVNMQWRVTFKWYQDNPQEVGIEDYH